One Glycine max cultivar Williams 82 chromosome 4, Glycine_max_v4.0, whole genome shotgun sequence DNA segment encodes these proteins:
- the LOC100782258 gene encoding G-type lectin S-receptor-like serine/threonine-protein kinase SD2-5, whose product MEIHWPFFHITGTLFLLCKVCLAGIQYSGSVSPGIINGSQMNWIDRDGKFLVSKEGQFAFAFVATANDSTKFLLAIVHVATERVIWTANRAVPVANSDNFVFDEKGNAFLEKDGTLVWSTNTSNKGVSSMELLDTGNLVLLGSDNSTVIWQSFNHPTDTLLPTQEFTEGMKLISDPSTNNLTHFLEIKSGNVVLTAGFRTLQPYWTMQKDNRKVINKDGDAVASANISGNSWRFYGKSKSLLWQFIFSTDQGTNATWIAVLGSDGFITFSNLNGGESNAASQRIPQDSCATPEPCDAYTICTGNQRCSCPSVIPSCKPGFDSPCGGDSEKSIQLVKADDGLDYFALQFLQPFSITDLAGCQSSCRGNCSCLALFFHISSGDCFLLNSVGSFQKPDSDSGYVSYIKVSTVGGAGTGSGGSGGGNKHTIVVVVIVIITLLVICGLVFGGVRYHRRKQRLPESPRDGSEEDNFLENLTGMPIRYSYKDLETATNNFSVKLGQGGFGSVYKGALPDGTQLAVKKLEGIGQGKKEFRAEVSIIGSIHHLHLVRLRGFCADGTHRLLAYEYLSNGSLDKWIFKKNKGEFLLDWDTRFNIALGTAKGLAYLHEDCDSKIVHCDIKPENVLLDDHFMAKVSDFGLAKLMNREQSHVFTTLRGTRGYLAPEWITNYAISEKSDVYSYGMVLLEIIGGRKNYDPRESSEKSHFPTYAFKMMEEGKLRDIFDSELEIDENDDRFQCAIKVALWCIQEDMSMRPSMTRVVQMLEGICIVPKPPTSSSLGSRLYATMFKSSSEEGATSSAPSDCNSDAYLSAVRLSGPR is encoded by the coding sequence ATGGAAATACATTGGCCTTTCTTCCATATTACGGGTACCCTTTTCCTTTTGTGCAAAGTTTGTTTAGCCGGAATTCAATATTCTGGAAGTGTCTCACCCGGAATAATAAATGGTTCTCAAATGAATTGGATTGACAGAGATGGCAAGTTCCTTGTCTCAAAAGAGGGACAATTTGCCTTTGCCTTTGTCGCCACTGCAAATGACTCCACCAAGTTTCTTCTTGCAATCGTCCACGTGGCCACTGAAAGGGTAATTTGGACCGCCAATAGAGCAGTTCCTGTTGCTAACTCAGACAATTTTGTGTTTGATGAAAAGGGCAACGCTTTCTTAGAGAAAGATGGAACCTTGGTTTGGTCCACAAACACAAGTAACAAAGGGGTTTCTTCAATGGAATTGCTTGACACAGGGAACTTGGTTTTGCTTGGGAGTGATAATAGTACAGTGATTTGGCAGAGTTTCAACCATCCAACAGATACTTTGTTGCCAACTCAGGAGTTCACTGAGGGAATGAAACTCATCAGTGATCCTAGCACGAACAACCTGACCCATTTTCTTGAGATCAAGTCTGGTAATGTTGTTCTCACCGCAGGTTTTCGAACCTTGCAGCCTTATTGGACTATGCAGAAGGACAACCGCAAAGTCATTAATAAGGACGGTGATGCGGTGGCTTCAGCAAACATTAGTGGAAACTCATGGAGGTTCTATGGCAAAAGCAAATCACTGTTGTGgcaattcattttctctacaGACCAAGGCACAAATGCGACTTGGATTGCTGTTTTGGGGAGTGATGGCTTCATTACTTTCTCAAACCTCAACGGTGGAGAGTCAAATGCTGCTTCTCAAAGAATACCCCAAGATTCTTGTGCTACACCGGAACCTTGTGATGCATACACCATATGCACAGGTAACCAAAGGTGTAGTTGCCCTTCTGTTATTCCTAGTTGCAAACCTGGTTTTGACTCTCCTTGTGGTGGTGACTCAGAAAAGTCCATTCAGTTGGTTAAAGCTGATGATGGACTCGATTACTTTGCGCTTCAATTCCTTCAACCTTTTTCGATAACCGATTTGGCTGGTTGCCAATCTTCTTGCCGTGGAAATTGTTCATGCCTTGCTTTGTTCTTCCACATAAGTTCAGGGGACTGTTTCCTTTTGAACAGTGTAGGAAGCTTTCAGAAACCTGATTCTGATTCTGGTTATGTTTCTTACATCAAGGTCTCGACGGTTGGAGGTGCTGGCACGGGTTCTGGGGGCAGTGGAGGTGGCAATAAGCACACCATAGTTGTTGTGGTCATTGTCATAATAACCTTGCTTGTCATTTGTGGTCTGGTCTTTGGGGGAGTTAGATACCACAGAAGAAAGCAAAGGTTGCCCGAGTCTCCTAGAGATGGTTCAGAAGAGGACAATTTCTTGGAGAATTTAACTGGTATGCCAATCCGTTACAGCTACAAGGACCTTGAAACTGCCACTAATAACTTCTCTGTCAAGCTTGGGCAAGGGGGTTTTGGGTCAGTGTATAAAGGAGCTCTACCAGATGGGACTCAATTAGCAGTGAAGAAGTTGGAAGGTATTGGACAAGGGAAGAAAGAATTCAGGGCCGAAGTTAGCATCATTGGAAGCATTCATCATCTTCATTTGGTTAGGCTTAGGGGATTCTGTGCTGATGGAACTCATAGGCTCCTTGCTTATGAGTACTTGTCTAATGGCTCCTTGGATAAATGGATATTCAAGAAAAACAAAGGTGAGTTTCTGTTGGATTGGGATACTAGGTTCAATATAGCTCTGGGAACAGCAAAAGGACTTGCTTACCTTCATGAAGATTGCGACTCTAAGATTGTTCATTGTGACATCAAGCCGGAAAACGTGCTTCTGGATGACCACTTCATGGCCAAGGTTTCGGATTTCGGACTGGCTAAGCTCATGAACCGAGAACAAAGCCATGTTTTCACAACACTGAGGGGCACCAGGGGCTATCTTGCACCGGAGTGGATAACAAACTATGCTATATCAGAGAAAAGTGATGTCTATAGCTATGGCATGGTGCTACTAGAGATCATTGGGGGAAGGAAAAACTATGATCCTAGAGAGAGTTCAGAGAAATCCCATTTCCCAACTTATGCATTTAAGATGATGGAAGAAGGGAAGCTGAGAGATATTTTTGACTCGGAGTTGGAAATTGATGAGAATGATGATAGGTTTCAATGTGCTATCAAAGTTGCATTGTGGTGCATTCAGGAAGACATGTCAATGAGGCCATCTATGACCAGGGTTGTCCAAATGTTGGAGGGTATTTGTAT